The following proteins are encoded in a genomic region of Magnolia sinica isolate HGM2019 chromosome 1, MsV1, whole genome shotgun sequence:
- the LOC131246658 gene encoding BTB/POZ domain-containing protein At1g04390, which yields MKNRWIVMKSSKIGGSEKNRGLTDHVLRLHQRLSNALSLGIKYYDNKERRWQCTDVEIQGLAVRTMTAFISCISSDMSQHPLVEDSITDMLVALEGILQSGNENVLSMAVNATTKLVELLGNSLLQRHVLELVRPLSRLLSLRRSSITVSCAIALNRILSKLTPLRLEKYKEVWEVVEETNAVGSIVRCLQDYVNGIQPVEHFTEMASLLRTILWRWPPSRYLVWSNSELMEGLGDACAKPDSAVATAVLKLYSALALCGNGAMKLIQNGEKLLPMIVHCMGSSQPRHIRMEAFTLSQHLMRSSKGCSELSGKCYEPIVRGIINAMNDWRSPCSEKVPPDLVPLVVEACCSALFTCWAREHHSYFWKLGIDRILLDLLVNNFSKIDQSPACGPLEELIAARKGLYAHGLPVIRPYIWDILGLLATNCGEDFDPTIYGNRRHLNGLIACACSVAADSIRGGPHSSEKDFPTTSEREPACRAVSLMVYSPCKYIASQTRHFLSFALMPNGNEYLENMLATLKSAAIGDTFAASDNSRLVISLMSFTFYLSLPQFQNLIVEGEAVKTLSSFIRVWVGSDMRVRRTSIAPHLHNTSSVRKCCLFNMEDWEGGDVVLFFSLRALSKLIQHFDFKFNHQVITSQHIGIVELVDSQDGNLVVWLKELCNNSTLSPGPRWYAAYSLSFFGFYGFQSKLGKRVEKALNENELADLQLVLSDGQSIRVHSIILKFRCPSLLPLLPMEKASLDGSNEQQDIKQLCRKFQREVRLSPRVDNCALMKLLEFVYTGILWADDGLVKQLRMLAKRCNLQSLSDILYRKQPKWGAGITGFDFTPALGPAGYPFSDIILEAKETGAMLWTCSVCLLSAPHVHAHKIILWSSCDYLQALFQSGMQESRSQNLKIPLCWEALAKLVSWFYSGELPKPSQDCLWNNMDMEQQLCELQAYIELSSLSEFWFLEDVRKESIDVVLSCLKSNHQLCLKIIQFAATLAQQEIVEAAVSYIAPLYPRMRDSGDLEVLDEELRDVVRVAYVRFCQEGHQRTD from the exons ATATTATGATAACAAAGAGAGGAGGTGGCAATGCACAGATGTGGAGATACAAGGGCTTGCAGTTCGCACAATGACTGCATTTATTAGTTGCATTTCATCTGATATGTCCCAACATCCACTTGTGGAG GACTCAATTACCGATATGCTGGTTGCACTGGAAGGAATCCTTCAATCTGGAAATGAGAACGTATTGAGCATGGCAGTGAATGCAACAACAAAGTTGGTTGAACTTTTAGGCAATTCCCTACTCCAACGTCATGTTTTGGAGCTTGTTCGTCCTTTGTCACGCTTGTTATCACTGCGTAGATCATCAATCACAGTTTCATGTGCAATTGCTTTGAATCGCATCCTCTCAAAGCTAACACCTTTGAGACTTGAGAAATACAAAGAGGTGTGGGAAGTTGTGGAGGAAACAAATGCAGTTGGCAGCATCGTCCGTTGTTTACAGGATTACGTCAACGGAATTCAACCAGTTGAACATTTCACAGAGATGGCATCTCTTTTAAGGACAATACTGTGGCGGTGGCCTCCCTCTAGGTATCTTGTTTGGAGTAATTCTGAACTAATGGAAGGGCTAGGTGATGCCTGTGCAAAGCCTGATTCTGCTGTTGCAACTGCTGTTTTGAAACTATATTCTGCTTTAG CTCTATGTGGTAATGGGGCCATGAAGCTTATTCAAAATGGAGAAAAACTTCTGCCTATGATAGTGCACTGCATGGGAAGCTCACAGCCACGCCATATTCGGATGGAGGCCTTTACACTCTCTCAACATTTAATG AGATCTTCCAAAGGGTGTTCTGAATTGTCCGGGAAATGTTATGAGCCTATTGTCAGAGGCATAATTAATGCAATGAATGACTGGAGATCACCATGTTCTGAGAAGGTTCCTCCTGATCTGGTGCCTTTGGTAGTGGAGGCGTGTTGCTCAGCATTATTTACTTGTTGGGCCAGGGAGCATCATTCTTATTTTTGGAAGCTTGGGATCGACAGAATCCTTCTTGATCTTCTTGTAAACAATTTCAGCAAAATTGATCAATCTCCAGCTTGTGGTCCATTGGAAGAGCTGATAGCTGCACGGAAGGGCCTTTATGCTCACGGTCTTCCGGTTATAAGGCCTTACATCTGGGATATACTTGGATTGCTTGCAACAAACTGTGGAGAAGATTTTGACCCAACCATATACGGAAATAGGCGTCACCTTAATGGTCTTATTGCCTGTGCATG TTCGGTGGCTGCGGATTCAATTCGTGGAGGGCCTCATTCTTCAGAAAAAGATTTCCCAACCACATCAGAGCGTGAACCAGCATGCAGAGCAGTTTCACTGATGGTGTATTCTCCCTGCAAGTATATTGCATCACAGACTAGGCACTTTCTATCATTTGCATTAATGCCCAATGGAAATGAGTATCTGGAAAACATGCTCGCTACCCTTAAATCAGCTGCCATTGGGGATACCTTTGCAGCATCCGACAACAGCCGACTCGTCATTAGCTTAATGAGTTTCACATTTTATTTGAGCTTGCCACAGTTTCAGAACCTCATTGTTGAAGGTGAAGCTGTAAAGACGTTATCATCCTTTATCAGGGTGTGGGTGGGCAGTGATATGAGAGTTCGAAGGACGAGCATCGCCCCACATTTACATAACACATCAAGTGTGAGAAAGTGCTGCTTGTTCAATATGGAAGATTGGGAAGGCGGAGATGTTGTTTTGTTTTTCAGCCTCCGAGCACTTTCCAAATTGATACAGCATTTTGATTTCAAATTCAATCACCAAGTGATAACCTCACAGCATATTGGCATTGTAGAGTTGGTGGATTCTCAAGATGGAAATTTAGTTGTCTGGCTAAAGGAGCTCTGCAATAATAGCACCTTGAGTCCAGGACCTAGATGGTATGCCGCATACAGTCTTAGTTTTTTTGGCTTCTATGGTTTTCAGAGTAAGCTTGGCAAGAGGGTCGAAAAAGCACTAAATGAGAATGAACTTGCTGACCTGCAACTTGTTCTTTCGGATGGCCAAAGTATAAGAGTTCATAGCATCATTCTTAAGTTTAGATGCCCTTCTTTGTTGCCACTGCTGCCTATGGAGAAAGCATCGCTTGATGGTTCTAATGAACAGCAAGATATCAAGCAATTGTGCAGAAAGTTCCAGCGGGAAGTTCGTTTATCTCCTCGCGTGGACAACTGTGCTTTGATGAAGTTGCTAGAATTTGTTTATACGGGAATTTTATGGGCAGATGATGGCCTTGTGAAACAGTTGAGAATGCTTGCAAAGCGCTGCAACTTACAGTCATTGTCAGATATTCTTTACAGAAAACAACCAAAGTGGGGCGCTGGCATAACTGGCTTTGACTTCACTCCTGCTCTTGGACCAGCTGGATATCCTTTCTC TGACATCATCCTGGAAGCTAAAGAAACTGGGGCAATGCTTTGGACTTGCAGTGTTTGCTTGCTATCAGCACCGCATGTGCATGCCCACAAAATCATATTGTGGTCAAGCTGCGATTATCTTCAGGCactattccagtcaggaatgcaGGAGAG TCGTTCACAGAACTTGAAGATTCCTTTGTGTTGGGAAGCACTAGCCAAATTAGTCAGTTGGTTCTATTCAGGGGAGTTGCCGAAACCAAGCCAAGACTGCTTGTGGAATAACATGGACATGGAGCAGCAGCTATGTGAGCTGCAGGCTTACATAGAGCTTTCTTCACTATCCGAATTCTGGTTTTTGGAAGATGTCCGGAAAGAGAGCATTGATGTAGTTCTGTCTTGCCTGAAATCTAACCATCAGTTGTGCCTCAAGATCATCCAGTTTGCTGCGACCCTTGCTCAGCAGGAAATAGTTGAAGCTGCTGTAAGTTACATAGCCCCTCTGTATCCTAGGATGCGTGACTCAGGTGATCTTGAAGTTCTAGATGAAGAGCTGCGTGATGTTGTTCGGGTTGCATATGTTCGTTTTTGTCAAGAGGGTCATCAGCGGACTGATTGA